A single window of Candidatus Zixiibacteriota bacterium DNA harbors:
- a CDS encoding DUF5677 domain-containing protein has protein sequence MSRAKLRRYLRLAHRLSKLAETIAETVQERLSRESRQLSIRDRVLIGLALKMYHSFHCILHDAKNERLEACHHLKTLLESYVYLQWVGADTTDTRATLVWARSVDEQRKHFKLSPRNAEMADVRIWEQALRDSTKGLESAWDHFQNTRLFALAKDANLSPWYVDIYRLACQPAHIADLLQFVPQPGEPISLKKPPTSLLWATVALDYALQTFCNLLLDAAKEYGLDDLGARLSKIKSQIDETRSSTL, from the coding sequence ATGTCCAGAGCGAAGCTCCGACGGTACCTTCGGCTTGCGCATAGGCTTTCCAAACTTGCGGAGACGATTGCCGAGACAGTCCAGGAAAGGCTTTCTCGTGAATCGCGGCAACTGTCGATCCGTGACCGCGTTCTCATCGGCCTGGCGTTAAAGATGTATCATTCGTTCCATTGCATCCTGCACGACGCAAAAAACGAGCGCCTAGAAGCCTGCCATCATCTGAAGACTCTCCTTGAGTCCTATGTCTACTTGCAGTGGGTCGGCGCTGATACCACGGATACAAGGGCGACGCTTGTCTGGGCGAGGAGTGTGGACGAACAACGTAAGCACTTCAAGCTTAGCCCCAGGAATGCAGAAATGGCCGATGTTAGAATCTGGGAACAGGCACTCCGGGATAGTACCAAAGGTTTGGAAAGCGCGTGGGACCATTTCCAAAACACACGGCTTTTTGCGCTGGCGAAAGACGCGAATCTATCCCCCTGGTACGTCGATATATACCGCCTAGCCTGTCAGCCGGCCCATATCGCTGATTTGCTCCAGTTCGTGCCACAGCCCGGCGAACCGATCTCCCTGAAAAAGCCCCCGACCTCACTTTTATGGGCGACTGTCGCCTTAGATTATGCCCTCCAAACTTTCTGTAATTTACTACTAGATGCCGCAAAGGAATACGGACTAGATGATCTAGGCGCTAGGCTTTCCAAGATAAAATCACAGATAGACGAAACACGGTCGTCAACGCTTTAA